One Sphingobacteruim zhuxiongii DNA window includes the following coding sequences:
- a CDS encoding bifunctional nuclease family protein, with translation MKKIKLDIVGLSYSQTQSGAYALVLGEVAGNRRLPVIIGGFEAQSIAVEIEKMTPSRPLTHDLFKSFADTFDIKLVEVLIYNLVDGIFFAKLICSNETKTVEIDARTSDAVALAVRFESPIYTYDFIMNTAGIVIEGNDFAFLENIENVGAYKQTETPTPPDQEPEPKPEPEPKETIKNKPSPYASLTMEQLEKTLEKAIENEQYETAAKIRDEIENRKS, from the coding sequence ATGCGCTAGTGTTAGGGGAAGTTGCAGGGAACCGTCGACTACCAGTCATTATCGGAGGATTCGAGGCACAGTCTATCGCTGTAGAAATTGAAAAAATGACCCCCAGTAGGCCGTTAACACACGACTTATTCAAATCCTTTGCTGATACATTCGACATCAAACTTGTAGAGGTGTTAATTTACAATTTAGTGGATGGCATTTTCTTCGCAAAATTGATATGTAGCAATGAAACTAAAACGGTAGAAATAGACGCGCGTACATCGGATGCTGTTGCTTTAGCTGTCCGCTTCGAAAGTCCAATCTACACTTATGATTTCATCATGAATACCGCAGGCATCGTGATTGAAGGGAATGATTTTGCATTCCTTGAAAACATCGAAAACGTCGGAGCTTATAAGCAAACTGAGACGCCTACGCCGCCGGATCAAGAGCCTGAGCCTAAGCCAGAGCCTGAGCCAAAAGAAACGATTAAGAACAAACCTTCTCCCTATGCCTCGCTCACGATGGAACAATTGGAGAAGACCCTAGAAAAAGCGATTGAAAACGAACAGTATGAAACCGCAGCAAAAATCAGGGACGAAATTGAGAATCGAAAATCTTAA